A window of Gudongella oleilytica genomic DNA:
CCGAGCTGCGCTGCAAAATCTTTCTGAGAAATCCCTGCCCTTTTACGTAATAATCTAATTTTTTCGCCAAACTGCATTTGATAAAACACCTCCGGTAATATTTTGGCTATATTGTTCACTCATTATACATTGAGAGAACAAATTTATTGACAAAAATATTGTTCACATTATATAATACAAGAGAACAAAAAATATGTCAATAATTTTGAAAAGAGGTGAAAACAGATGAGTTCTGAAAAAATGGCGTTAGCTGTGTTGAAACGAGGATTAGCTTCCATGCACATTGATGAAGAGCGGGTATATCATAAAACAAAATTGTTGCTGAAAATATACCGGGATGTGGTTTGGTGTATTGAAGACAGGATATGCGAGATTGAAACAGAGTATTATGCCATGGGAGGCAATCGTCTGGCTGAAGCCTTGGATTACCTGGATGACTATGACCCCAATATCAATAAGAAAGACCTTGAGGAAAAGCTGTGCTCATTATTGAAAAGCAAGTGGCTTATTGAAATTGTGGACAAGGCATTGTTAAAAATAAAGAATTATCCTGATTATGGGGACTTGTATTTCAATATCCTTTACAAGCAGTATATTGTAAAATACAGGTATTCGGAAAAGGAAATTATCGAATCTCTCAATTGTGAGAGGACAACCTTTTATAAAAGAAAAAAGGAAGCTATTAATTTAATGGGCCTTGCCATATGGGGATATGTGATACCTGCTCTAAGGGATATATGGCAAACGGAATGTGAACTAAATACGAACTGATAAAGGACAAAATTCCTACATAGTAAGTACTGAATATGAACTGCTAGGGTGTTACGATAATTATGATGGGTAGCTGCATACTTTAAAGCCCTCGATTTCAGGCTTATACAGCCATGAGTCGAGGGCTTTTTTTATGCCCCGAAACCCGTCCTAAATTGCACATAGGCAGCAAAAAAAGGGTCGCACGGAAAACCGTGCGGCCTTTTTTGCTGCCGGAAAGGGGACATCCGTGAAGCGTTTGTTTTGGTACTACATCCGGTATCCTTGATTTCCTCTGTTTTGCTAAGGACCGCAAACAAAGCAAAACGGAGGGAAGGAAAGATGAAAGAATACAAAATAAGAGTGAAAAATGAAATTGTTACTGTAAGCAAGGAAATATATACCGCCTATTACAAGTTGAAAAGACGAGAAAGGTACATAGAGGAAACCAGCATTAAGAACAATCTTTCTTATGACCAGCTAGTAGAGCTGGACTATCCTATCGAGCAGAAAATGTGTGATCAGCAACTTCTTGTTGAAGACGTTATTATTGAAAAAATCATGCTTGAGAAATTGATGCTGGCGCTTGAAGAATTGACAGATTGCGAGCGGCTAATAATTAACGAACTGTTCTTTAATGGCAAAAGCGAAAGAGAGCTGGCAGATTCAATGAAGCTGCCAAGAACAACTTTGCAATCTCGTAAAAACAGCATTATCAGCAAACTTAAAAAAATTATTGAAAAATAAAAATTTGTTTCGTCCACCCCTTCATTTTTTCGGCTTAAAAAGTGAAGGGGTATTTTTTATCCCTTATT
This region includes:
- a CDS encoding RNA polymerase sigma factor, which encodes MKEYKIRVKNEIVTVSKEIYTAYYKLKRRERYIEETSIKNNLSYDQLVELDYPIEQKMCDQQLLVEDVIIEKIMLEKLMLALEELTDCERLIINELFFNGKSERELADSMKLPRTTLQSRKNSIISKLKKIIEK